In Pseudoalteromonas tetraodonis, the genomic window CTTAAAGCGGATATAAATAACATTAAAGTGTATGATGATTTTGCCCATCATCCTACCGCGATACAAACAACGCTTGCGGGGCTGCGCGCAAAAGTGGGCAATGACAAAATTATTGCGATTTTAGAGCCGCGTTCTAACACCATGAAAATGGGAGTTCATCAATTTACATTGCTAGACTCATTACGCGATGCGGATGAGGTGCTACTGTTTGAACCAGAAAACTTAAGCTGGTCGCTTAAGGAGCAAGCAGAAAAAGCCGGTATGCAGTGTTTTGATTCTACAATCGCCATTATCGAAACTGTGCTTGAAAGTATTGAGCCAAATCAACATGTTTTAATTATGAGTAATGGTGGTTTTAATGGCCTTCATCAACAATTTGTTGATGGCTTGGCCAATAAATACAGCGGAGAATAATGTGCAATTTAAAGATAAAATCACCTTAGCATATAGTGGTGCATCAGGCGCTCCATATGGATTGAGGTTGCTAGAAGTGTTACTTGAGCAACAATTTCAAGTGTATGTGCTTATTTCAAGTGCCGCGCGCGTAGTTTTTGATACCGAGTCCAATATAAAGTTATCAGGGAATGAAGACAAAGCCACAGAGCAATTAAGCCTGTTATATAACGCAAAACCTGGGCAGTTAAAGGTATTTGGTAAAGATAATTGGTTTAGTCCGGTAGCTTCGGGCTCTGCAGCCCCCAAAAAAATGGTAGTATGTCCATGTAGCGCAGGCTCTGTGTCTGCCATTGCAGTCGGCGCATCAGATAATTTATTAGAGCGCGCCGCCGATGTGGTGATAAAGGAGCGAGGCCAGCTTATTTTAGTGCCACGCGAAACGCCATTTAGCGAAATTCATTTAGAAAACATGCTTAAATTATCGCGTTTAGGTGTAACAATTATGCCTGCAGCACCTGGGTTTTATCATCAACCGCAAAGCATAGAAGACTTGGTTGACTTTATGGTGGCGCGAATTTTAGATCATTTAAATATTGAACATAACCTCACAAAGCGTTGGGGTTATGGTGAGGGTAAGAAATGAATAAGCAAAATATTGCTTTAAATATTGAAGGCCTTACCAAGGTTTACAAAAATGGGGTAGAGGCAGTAAAAGGGGTTGATTTACAAGTTCACGAAGGTGACTTTTTTGCATTACTTGGCCCGAATGGGGCGGGTAAATCAACCACTATTGGGGTAATTTCTTCACTGGTTAATAAGACCAAAGGCAAAGTTGAAGTATTTGGTCACGATATTGATACCGACCTTGAGGCGGCTAAAGCGAATTTAGGCCTAGTACCACAAGAGTTTAACTTTAGTCAGTTTGAAACGCTGAGCCAAATACTCGTTAATCAAGCAGGTTACTACGGTGTACCGCGCGGCGAAGCACATAAACGTGCAGATAAATACTTGGCGCAGCTTGGATTAATCGAGAAAAAGGATAAGCAAGCGCGTACCTTATCTGGTGGTATGAAACGCCGTTTAATGATTGCACGTGCCTTAATGCATGAGCCCAAATTACTTATTTTAGATGAGCCAACAGCGGGGGTTGATATAGAGCTTCGCCGTTCAATGTGGGA contains:
- a CDS encoding flavin prenyltransferase UbiX, whose protein sequence is MQFKDKITLAYSGASGAPYGLRLLEVLLEQQFQVYVLISSAARVVFDTESNIKLSGNEDKATEQLSLLYNAKPGQLKVFGKDNWFSPVASGSAAPKKMVVCPCSAGSVSAIAVGASDNLLERAADVVIKERGQLILVPRETPFSEIHLENMLKLSRLGVTIMPAAPGFYHQPQSIEDLVDFMVARILDHLNIEHNLTKRWGYGEGKK
- a CDS encoding ABC transporter ATP-binding protein — protein: MNKQNIALNIEGLTKVYKNGVEAVKGVDLQVHEGDFFALLGPNGAGKSTTIGVISSLVNKTKGKVEVFGHDIDTDLEAAKANLGLVPQEFNFSQFETLSQILVNQAGYYGVPRGEAHKRADKYLAQLGLIEKKDKQARTLSGGMKRRLMIARALMHEPKLLILDEPTAGVDIELRRSMWDFLRQINEQGVTIILTTHYLEEAELLCKNIAIIDTGRIVENTTIKALLAKLDKETFVLDLKQPSKPVTLDGYKFTMGDDHTIEVEVAKSQGLNAVFTALTEQGNTVLSMRNKANRLEELFVGLLEQGRGE